One window of the Dreissena polymorpha isolate Duluth1 chromosome 5, UMN_Dpol_1.0, whole genome shotgun sequence genome contains the following:
- the LOC127831850 gene encoding guanosine-3',5'-bis(diphosphate) 3'-pyrophosphohydrolase MESH1-like, protein MEPSLISEVIRCANFAAVKHKDQRRKDQEETPYINHPIGVAYILTEEAGVTDLHVIQGALLHDTVEDTDTSFQEIEQEFGPEVAGIVREVTDDKDLPKHARKAAQIEHAPHSSKKAKLVKLADKLYNLRDLNRQGPVGWSAERVTEYFEWSAKVVNGLRGTSKPLEDKLDELFRERNIST, encoded by the exons ATGGAGCCGTCGCTAATATCTGAAGTAATTCGTTGCGCAAATTTTGCTGCTGTCAAACATAAAGATCAACGAAGAAAAGATCAGGAAGAAACACCGTATATCAACCACCCAATAG GTGTTGCATATATTTTGACAGAAGAAGCTGGTGTAACAGATTTACATGTAATACAG GGTGCTCTATTGCACGATACAGTAGAGGACACGGACACATCATTCCAGGAAATAGAGCAAGAGTTTGGACCAGAGGTTGCAG GAATAGTGCGAGAGGTGACTGACGACAAGGACCTCCCTAAGCATGCTCGGAAAGCTGCCCAGATTGAGCATGCTCCTCATTCCAGCAAGAAGGCCAAACTTGTGAAGCTTGCGGACAAACTGTATAACCTCCGAGACCTCAATCGACAGGGCCCAGTGGGCTGGAGTGCAGAAAGAGTGACCGAGTATTTCGAGTGGTCGGCCAAGGTTGTGAATGGTTTACGGGGGACGAGTAAGCCTCTGGAAGACAAATTAGATGAACTGTTTCGAGAACGAAATATATCAACATAG